From the genome of Novipirellula aureliae, one region includes:
- a CDS encoding DUF3656 domain-containing U32 family peptidase, whose amino-acid sequence MNRTSQPLPSHPIELLAPAGDWECARAAVENGANAIYFGLDCGFNARVRAKNFGLADLDELMSWLRIRGVRGYVTMNVLAFPCELPRLIEIIEKVATAGVDAVLVQDFGVARIIKAVCPDLEIHASTQMSLTSAETIEVASDLGLSRVVLARELSVNEIKEITQATDMPVECFIHGALCVAYSGQCLTSESLGGRSANRGHCAQACRLPYELIVDGEDRDLGEVRYLLSPQDLAGYAAIPDMIDAGVASLKIEGRLKTPEYVANITGHYRRAIDDVTSTGKVHVDQTARQEMELSFSRGFSPGWMEGNDHKRLVPGVHSAKRGIRLGEVFAVKKERLCLIVDAPVSLGDGLAIEPTGIADSSISIQGGRIYSLDDHNGNRLESAKQNDRVWIGFGRGEIDWLNVQTGDAVYKNDDPKLNRRLRQSFSGQDSRRRQPIDVTAHAEAGQTLRLSAVTENGISIDVEGDQKLEVARKHPLDETLLREKLGRMGSTSFELRTLHATIVGEPMVPTSLLNQLRRELTDALTKKLSTPTLRSINATAGRALLEPLGNEPPPIAPPLSQPSLAVLCRRLEQIEAVSKCNPSCLIYTDLHDVRQYKDAVQIAHDNGARIGIANVRIQKPGEMGLLRVLQRLDADCFLVRNLAALRHLRETAKPLVADFSLNTANHRSAEWLIDQGAERVTASYDLNRDQLMDLVASIRTSQLEVVIHQHMPMFHMEHCVFCSVMSPGTNKSNCGRPCDRHLVKLRDRVGAEHPLEADVACRNTLYNATAQSGSEIVADLIRSGVNWYRIELLEQNATESKQVVDTYQKLLAGELSGGEVWRTLQATNRLGVTRGTLESKRNPLAIL is encoded by the coding sequence ATGAACCGAACCAGCCAGCCTCTACCGAGCCATCCGATTGAGTTACTTGCCCCGGCGGGGGATTGGGAATGTGCCCGTGCGGCGGTCGAAAACGGCGCCAACGCAATCTATTTTGGACTCGACTGCGGCTTCAATGCACGTGTTCGGGCCAAGAACTTTGGCCTTGCCGACCTCGATGAATTGATGAGTTGGCTACGGATTCGCGGTGTACGCGGCTATGTGACGATGAATGTGCTAGCCTTCCCCTGCGAATTGCCGCGGCTTATTGAGATCATCGAAAAAGTCGCTACCGCAGGCGTCGATGCCGTCTTGGTCCAAGATTTTGGCGTCGCACGCATAATCAAAGCGGTGTGCCCCGATTTGGAAATCCACGCCTCCACCCAGATGAGCTTGACCAGCGCCGAAACCATCGAAGTTGCCTCCGATCTTGGTTTGTCACGCGTCGTCTTGGCTCGCGAGTTGTCGGTAAACGAAATCAAAGAAATCACCCAAGCAACCGACATGCCGGTCGAGTGCTTCATTCATGGTGCATTGTGCGTGGCCTACAGTGGCCAATGTTTGACGAGCGAATCGCTGGGCGGTCGCAGTGCGAACCGAGGCCATTGTGCCCAGGCCTGTCGGTTGCCATATGAATTAATTGTCGATGGCGAAGATCGTGATCTCGGCGAGGTCCGCTACTTGCTTAGCCCGCAAGACCTAGCCGGCTACGCCGCGATTCCCGATATGATCGATGCTGGAGTCGCCTCCCTAAAAATCGAAGGTCGATTGAAGACACCCGAATATGTCGCCAACATTACCGGGCATTATCGACGAGCGATCGACGATGTGACGAGCACTGGAAAAGTGCATGTCGATCAAACAGCCCGTCAAGAAATGGAACTCTCCTTTTCACGCGGTTTCTCGCCAGGTTGGATGGAAGGCAACGATCACAAACGCTTGGTTCCCGGCGTCCACTCGGCCAAACGTGGCATCCGACTCGGCGAAGTCTTCGCCGTAAAGAAGGAGCGGCTTTGCCTAATCGTCGATGCACCGGTATCCCTCGGTGATGGATTGGCAATTGAACCGACCGGGATAGCCGACTCATCCATCTCGATCCAAGGCGGACGCATTTATTCACTGGACGACCACAATGGAAACCGCCTCGAATCGGCTAAGCAAAACGATCGGGTCTGGATTGGATTCGGGCGAGGCGAAATCGATTGGCTAAACGTCCAAACGGGCGATGCCGTCTATAAAAACGACGACCCCAAACTCAATCGACGCTTGCGGCAAAGTTTCTCAGGTCAAGATTCCCGACGTCGCCAACCGATTGACGTCACCGCTCACGCCGAAGCCGGCCAAACGCTACGGCTTTCTGCTGTGACAGAGAATGGCATATCGATTGATGTCGAAGGCGATCAGAAACTCGAGGTCGCTCGCAAACATCCACTCGACGAGACCCTGCTTCGCGAAAAACTTGGCCGTATGGGAAGCACGTCATTCGAACTGCGAACCCTTCACGCAACGATCGTTGGGGAACCAATGGTCCCGACGAGTCTACTGAACCAACTCCGGCGTGAACTAACCGATGCGCTTACAAAAAAACTCTCCACTCCGACATTGCGGAGTATCAATGCCACCGCAGGCCGAGCATTACTTGAACCATTGGGGAATGAACCACCGCCAATTGCCCCCCCACTGAGCCAACCATCTTTGGCTGTCCTGTGCCGCAGGCTCGAACAAATCGAGGCTGTTTCGAAATGCAACCCTTCATGCCTCATCTACACCGACCTTCACGACGTTCGGCAATACAAAGACGCTGTTCAAATCGCTCATGACAATGGAGCGAGAATTGGCATTGCTAACGTGCGAATCCAAAAGCCAGGAGAAATGGGTTTGCTGCGGGTTCTTCAACGACTCGATGCCGATTGTTTCCTCGTGCGAAACCTGGCGGCGCTGCGGCATTTGCGTGAAACCGCAAAACCTCTGGTCGCCGACTTCTCATTGAACACCGCAAATCATCGATCTGCCGAATGGTTGATCGACCAGGGAGCCGAGCGGGTAACCGCGTCCTACGATTTGAATCGCGACCAATTAATGGACCTGGTCGCTTCGATTCGAACAAGTCAACTTGAGGTCGTCATCCATCAACACATGCCAATGTTTCATATGGAGCATTGTGTGTTTTGTAGCGTCATGTCACCAGGCACGAACAAGAGCAATTGCGGACGCCCCTGCGATCGGCACCTTGTCAAGCTGCGCGACCGAGTCGGGGCCGAGCATCCGCTTGAAGCGGATGTTGCATGCCGCAATACCCTTTACAACGCGACCGCGCAAAGCGGTTCGGAAATCGTTGCCGATCTGATACGAAGTGGTGTCAACTGGTATCGTATCGAGTTGCTCGAACAAAACGCGACCGAATCGAAGCAAGTCGTCGACACCTACCAAAAACTCCTTGCCGGAGAGTTATCGGGTGGCGAAGTGTGGCGAACGCTACAAGCGACCAACCGGCTAGGAGTCACCCGAGGCACGCTCGAATCGAAACGAAACCCGCTCGCGATTCTTTAG
- the nth gene encoding endonuclease III — translation MKKQERADLVRLRLQAMYPDPPIPLDHRDEFTLLVAVLLSAQCTDKKVNEVTPELFAVAGTPQKMLELGEAEILRLIRPIGLSNSKAKNLMKLSQRLVEHHDSAVPRTFEELEALAGVGHKTASVVMAQSFGVPAFPVDTHIHRLAQRWGLTSGKSVTQTEMDLKKLFPIESWNDLHLQIIYYGREHCTARGCDGTKCEICRELYPKRTKAVVCQKPS, via the coding sequence TTGAAGAAACAAGAACGTGCGGACTTGGTTCGCCTGCGTTTGCAGGCAATGTATCCTGATCCGCCAATCCCGCTTGACCATCGAGATGAGTTTACATTGCTCGTTGCGGTGCTCTTAAGTGCCCAGTGTACGGACAAGAAGGTGAACGAGGTTACGCCGGAATTGTTTGCTGTCGCAGGGACGCCCCAGAAAATGCTGGAACTCGGCGAAGCAGAGATTCTGCGATTGATACGACCGATCGGATTGTCAAATTCGAAAGCAAAGAATTTAATGAAATTGTCTCAGCGCTTGGTCGAGCATCATGACTCCGCCGTGCCCCGTACATTCGAAGAGCTCGAAGCCTTGGCAGGCGTTGGCCACAAAACAGCCAGCGTTGTCATGGCACAGTCGTTTGGTGTGCCGGCGTTTCCAGTCGATACACACATCCACCGACTGGCCCAACGTTGGGGTTTGACGAGCGGCAAAAGTGTTACGCAAACCGAAATGGATTTAAAAAAGTTGTTTCCAATCGAATCCTGGAACGATCTCCATCTGCAGATCATTTACTATGGCCGCGAACATTGCACGGCTCGCGGTTGCGACGGAACCAAATGTGAAATTTGTCGTGAATTGTATCCGAAGCGAACCAAGGCGGTTGTTTGCCAAAAGCCCTCGTAG
- a CDS encoding vitamin K epoxide reductase family protein — protein MPGRTVTLILSVCIAVALGCSGYLLWADLTSSPIAGCGGGGGWIDCDSVSSSRWSIWFGIPVSLFAIGIYLVMAAALVAGSTQRCSRSVRKVGWTVVTVTALAAGLSAIWFVGIQFLVLKHICVYCMTAHVCGLVAAGTMLAKSPLRGKAMAATASLSLAGLAILVGGQFLTTPPETYRIERFEVPAKTESDGFEFAPPSSISPELTAPGEESSGDDLFEAPITTHRQTRTPLSEFVAKYIPNQPILLDPTMVVSAIVADEGAKPAEASPRIAAIQGGTIKLNLAQWPHLGRDDAKYVVVEVFDYYCPSCRETYAAVAGAREKLGDDLAVMLLPVPLNAACNSSIRITNPMYRESCEVTSLAIAVWRVDPAAFEEFHNWMLQSKTPPTYAAAKAKVASLVDAEKINAELSSGTPGKYIAKHVEIYNRVGKGTIPKLMFPQTSVVGKFTSADSLVELIRREGA, from the coding sequence TTGCCCGGTCGAACCGTCACACTCATTCTCTCCGTTTGCATTGCGGTCGCTCTCGGATGCAGTGGATATTTGCTTTGGGCTGATTTGACATCGTCCCCGATTGCTGGCTGCGGTGGTGGCGGTGGGTGGATCGATTGCGACAGCGTCTCGAGCAGTCGCTGGTCCATTTGGTTTGGAATTCCCGTCAGTCTGTTTGCAATCGGAATCTACCTCGTTATGGCCGCCGCTTTGGTCGCGGGGAGCACACAGCGTTGTAGCCGATCGGTTCGGAAAGTCGGATGGACCGTTGTGACGGTCACCGCGTTAGCGGCTGGGCTGAGTGCCATTTGGTTTGTAGGCATCCAGTTTTTGGTTCTTAAACATATTTGCGTTTATTGCATGACCGCTCATGTTTGCGGGTTGGTTGCTGCGGGAACAATGCTAGCCAAGAGCCCTTTACGAGGAAAAGCGATGGCGGCGACAGCGAGCCTAAGCTTGGCTGGCCTAGCTATCCTTGTCGGGGGGCAATTCCTGACGACACCGCCTGAAACTTACCGGATCGAGCGATTTGAAGTACCTGCAAAAACCGAGTCGGACGGTTTCGAGTTTGCTCCGCCTAGCAGTATTTCACCGGAGCTGACGGCACCTGGCGAAGAGTCTTCAGGAGACGACTTATTCGAGGCCCCGATAACAACGCATCGCCAAACTCGGACGCCTCTGTCGGAATTTGTTGCCAAGTACATTCCGAACCAACCGATTTTGCTCGATCCCACGATGGTGGTGTCGGCAATCGTGGCTGATGAGGGAGCCAAGCCAGCGGAAGCGTCTCCTCGAATCGCAGCGATCCAAGGTGGAACGATCAAGTTAAACCTAGCCCAGTGGCCGCATCTTGGCCGCGACGATGCCAAGTACGTGGTTGTCGAAGTTTTTGACTACTATTGCCCTTCGTGCCGCGAAACCTACGCCGCAGTGGCAGGTGCAAGGGAGAAATTAGGCGATGACTTGGCTGTCATGTTGTTGCCCGTTCCACTGAATGCCGCCTGCAATTCCAGCATCCGCATTACCAACCCGATGTATCGTGAATCGTGCGAGGTAACGAGTCTTGCGATCGCAGTTTGGCGGGTCGACCCCGCCGCGTTTGAAGAATTCCACAATTGGATGCTCCAAAGCAAAACGCCGCCAACGTATGCGGCGGCAAAAGCAAAAGTGGCATCCCTTGTCGACGCTGAAAAAATCAACGCGGAACTATCATCGGGGACACCTGGAAAGTATATCGCTAAGCATGTTGAGATATACAATCGAGTCGGAAAGGGAACCATCCCTAAGTTGATGTTTCCTCAAACGAGCGTGGTCGGCAAATTCACGTCCGCCGATAGCTTGGTTGAATTGATTCGTCGCGAAGGGGCCTAA
- a CDS encoding sensor domain-containing diguanylate cyclase/phosphohydrolase, producing MIDTTPITGPSTGASIPVCPTEGQLIPGNTSKLEALLAGLQDAAPTADENPKRHSQAADLKFENRLAMVRLGVATSLYFCLRAKHIPTAAHSLRVALSCSSWAHRLGLDEPARDRIEVAALLHDLGKVGIPDRILRKPGKLTVEEQLTMDCCPRLGCEILRGCTTDHELLDIVFHANTWFDSRRVEEGPRGDALPIGSRMLAIADAFDAMTTDHVYRNAMSRELAIKELANGAGSQFDPELVIDFSRMLEDRPELLQGVVTERWLNQLNESSTSGLWTSTFNRSSEGVAMSHRMGSLRNSDSPFFNALVGKMKDGVAFTDAEGTILRWNDAMQRLTSIAAEAIVGKTWNDESIRLREQEDARSDAGCVIEQCLQSGASVCRAMVLEKPGGSPIPVYVQVSPVSASAHELSRASSRGSCGTLIVIRDLSDQASLEQKVESLHHQTTRDPLTGIGNRAHFDETLAAATALTASGGPTFSMIICDIDHFKRVNDVHGHPAGDEALIRFASILESHSREGDLVARYGGEEFLLIANHCDNATATKLAEKIRTALERTPLPSLGNESVTASFGVTEYQAGDSPETILARADRALLKAKDNGRNRVIQLGAGNRPVEQTAAPKRTWFGLLARAEGKQNCEFDILTPVPAALAIEKLRGFIADHDAEIIRVTENQLSLKVNAVCSEGGRRKVDHHITLEANLTLSEQVRGDASGAPGRKWQGTKVHLAVRPLRSRDRRSRALSPCVSQLTASLKSYLMGEMIND from the coding sequence ATGATTGACACAACTCCCATAACCGGCCCTTCCACGGGTGCTTCCATCCCCGTTTGTCCGACAGAAGGCCAATTGATACCGGGCAACACGTCCAAACTTGAAGCACTTCTTGCGGGTCTTCAGGACGCCGCGCCTACCGCTGACGAGAACCCAAAACGCCATTCCCAGGCAGCCGACTTGAAGTTTGAGAATCGGCTCGCCATGGTTCGGCTAGGTGTTGCGACATCGTTGTATTTCTGTTTGCGTGCAAAGCATATCCCAACAGCGGCCCACAGTTTACGTGTGGCCCTTTCCTGTTCCTCTTGGGCACATCGACTGGGACTCGATGAACCGGCTCGTGATCGCATCGAAGTGGCGGCACTCCTACACGATTTGGGGAAGGTTGGCATCCCCGACCGCATCCTCCGCAAACCGGGCAAACTAACCGTCGAAGAGCAATTGACGATGGATTGCTGCCCCCGACTTGGTTGTGAAATTCTTCGCGGTTGCACGACGGACCACGAACTTCTGGACATTGTCTTTCATGCGAACACATGGTTTGACAGCCGCCGCGTTGAAGAGGGTCCTCGTGGTGATGCCCTACCGATCGGGTCGAGAATGTTAGCGATTGCAGATGCGTTTGATGCAATGACGACCGATCATGTTTACCGCAATGCGATGAGCCGCGAACTGGCAATTAAGGAATTAGCAAATGGTGCGGGGTCGCAGTTCGATCCTGAATTGGTCATCGATTTTAGCCGTATGCTCGAAGACCGACCGGAACTGTTACAAGGCGTGGTCACCGAGCGTTGGCTAAACCAGCTTAATGAGAGCTCCACATCAGGTCTTTGGACGTCGACGTTCAACCGCTCGAGCGAAGGTGTCGCAATGAGTCACCGAATGGGCTCCCTGCGAAATAGCGATTCACCTTTCTTTAATGCCTTGGTCGGCAAAATGAAGGATGGCGTCGCCTTCACGGATGCCGAAGGGACGATCTTGCGTTGGAACGATGCGATGCAACGTTTGACGTCGATTGCAGCCGAAGCGATCGTAGGAAAGACTTGGAACGATGAGAGCATTCGGCTCCGCGAGCAAGAAGATGCTCGATCGGACGCTGGCTGTGTGATCGAGCAATGTTTACAGTCAGGGGCATCGGTCTGTCGAGCGATGGTGCTAGAGAAGCCAGGCGGATCACCGATTCCTGTTTATGTGCAAGTTTCTCCGGTATCCGCCTCCGCGCATGAGTTATCACGTGCATCGTCGCGTGGGTCCTGTGGGACACTGATCGTGATTCGAGATCTCTCCGACCAAGCATCCCTTGAACAGAAAGTGGAGTCCCTTCACCATCAAACCACTCGCGATCCGTTGACAGGGATTGGGAACCGGGCCCACTTTGACGAGACCCTTGCCGCTGCGACGGCCTTGACCGCATCGGGCGGTCCAACGTTTAGCATGATCATTTGCGATATCGATCACTTTAAGCGAGTCAACGATGTGCACGGCCATCCGGCAGGTGACGAAGCATTGATTCGATTCGCATCGATCTTGGAAAGCCACAGCCGTGAAGGTGATCTGGTGGCCCGATATGGTGGTGAAGAGTTCTTGCTAATCGCCAATCACTGCGACAACGCTACGGCCACGAAACTCGCAGAGAAAATCCGCACCGCTCTCGAACGAACTCCACTGCCGAGCCTTGGCAATGAATCGGTCACCGCCAGTTTCGGAGTGACGGAATATCAAGCGGGCGATTCACCTGAAACCATTTTGGCTCGGGCAGACCGAGCTCTGCTCAAGGCAAAAGACAACGGTCGCAACCGAGTGATTCAACTTGGAGCCGGGAATCGTCCGGTCGAGCAAACCGCTGCTCCAAAGCGAACTTGGTTTGGCTTGCTCGCTCGAGCCGAAGGAAAGCAGAACTGCGAGTTTGATATCCTCACGCCTGTACCTGCGGCACTGGCGATCGAAAAACTTCGCGGATTTATTGCCGATCACGATGCCGAGATCATTCGGGTTACCGAAAACCAACTTTCGCTTAAAGTCAACGCCGTCTGCTCCGAAGGCGGCCGCAGGAAAGTCGATCACCATATCACCCTCGAAGCAAATTTGACACTAAGTGAGCAGGTGCGGGGCGATGCCTCGGGGGCACCCGGTCGCAAATGGCAAGGCACCAAAGTCCATCTTGCCGTCCGCCCACTGCGTAGCCGTGATCGTCGAAGCCGTGCTCTAAGCCCTTGTGTGAGCCAATTGACAGCAAGCTTGAAAAGCTACTTAATGGGCGAAATGATCAACGACTAG